Within the Mauremys reevesii isolate NIE-2019 linkage group 2, ASM1616193v1, whole genome shotgun sequence genome, the region GAGGACAGCAAGCCTGTTCCCCTCTAGTATCTTTGCAGCTGTTGTCTGCTCTCTTTCTGTGTTGGGGTATCAGTGACCTGAGGAAGTCCCTTTAGCCCCCTCATCCTCACCTGGTCTCCAGAGAGGATGGAGAGCTGCTGAAAATCACTCCACTCTCCACTGAGGAACCCCAGGTTCCTCCCCTCTTCTTGTGTTCAAAGAGGTGGGATCGATTAAAGGTTTCATTCCCCCATCCCCTTGTGTGAACCCATATACTAGTGCTCCCCAACATATCCTTAGGGTTTTCCTGAACACTCATTGTATCTATGTCTGTCTTCCTCTCTACCTTCAGATGGGGATCTGGGTGGCAATTATTTTCCCATGCCCTCTTCTGCCCGCCCATCTTCATCAGCTGTAACAGCTGGCTGGGTAGGTTGTTGCTGCCTTTCCCTGTCAATGCTCTGTGCTGCACTCTGTTTGGCTCTTGGAGCCCTCAGCATAGGCAGAGCAGCTCAGGCTGGAAAAGGGGGATAAATAGGCAGCTTCAAACTTCCCACCTGGTCCCAATAGAAGCTCCTAGTGGGTTTCTGGGTCGTTGGCCAAGACTGCAGAAACCGGAGATGGTCCTGGCCTAAACGGGACAGATGGCACACACATGCTATAGTGGGAGAGTTTCCTTGAGTTATCAGTATTTGAGGAGGGCAAGAGAGACTTGAAAGGTTTGTTTATAGAATTCAGCCTTTAAGAATAACAGAAAAGAAGCAGCATATCCTGTTGCGTAGCTCACCAAACAATCCTTTTCAGCAGACTAGATTCACTGGGGTCCCAACCGTCAGACTCCCATCCCAGACTGACCCTCAGAGCTTTCCCCTGGCTGGACTCCATGTAGCTGATTAAGGTGGGGGTTCCTTTCCCACTTCTCAAGTCCTTTCATTCTTATTCCTATAGGTGGTGCCTTGGATGAAGAGCGATCAGGCTTCTCAGCTTTCAGCGGAATTGCCCGCCTGACTTGGCTCGTTGACCTCTTCGGAGACCTCACTGTCACCTCAGCCACTAGAGaggaacagaaagaaaagaaTTATTCCAGAATGACAGCACATTTTCAGACTGCAAACAAGAAGTGAGTAAAGTAATGATACAGGAGCAGATTAGCCATGCTATTTAGGTATCTTCAGCAGGAACTTGGCACCTTCTCTTCTTTGCACCTGTACAGCAACTTTCATGCAAGAATcaaaaagcactttacagacactAATGAACTAAgcttcacaacactcctgtgaggtggtTAGATATTATTtgccccattatacagatggggaaaacttaGGTAGGGAGAGTTTACaggacttggccaaggtcacactgTGAATCAATGGCAGAAGTTGGTAATAGTACCCAGGGATTATACTCAAAATCCTTTGCTGTAACCTCAAGACCCAGTTCTTCTGTGTTACATTAATTACTGCTCTTTGAGCCTGTTACCTGAACACACCATATGTCACCCTTCTGTCAGGCGATGTTGTCGGCAACACAGGATGGGTTCAGTGTCTAGGGGTTCCTCTCAGCATTATCAAACAGAACCAACTTGAGACCCAACCCAGTGATGCCACGGCATGACACTGCCATCTCTACAGCTGctcaatgctgctgctgccacctctgtCACCGTTTGGCAGTGTTGCTGCTTCTGCCACTTCTGCCTTCAGCTGCGATGCCATGTTCTGAGCTTCCTCCGCCTGGCCCTGCCCTAGTGATTTCAGCCCTTAGTGATTTCACTGTTGTCTTGCACTACAACACTGTCCATGCTATCAGGTCTAAGGCTCAGACCCTAAATGAGTTTGTCAGTGTTTTTAGCTGTAGTGATCACTGAGAAGAAACCAGGACTCTCAACTAAGTCTAGTCAGCTCTGTCTTTATACACTAGAGGCAGAGGATCAAATGGCTTTTAGGACCCTTTAAAGAAATCCACACCACCAGGTAGGAAcatctgtccccaccctctctgacTTTCACTTGGATTTGACACCTACTTAGCAAGTGATGTTAATTTAGGGTGACCCCTCAATTAGGGCATATTAAATACAGTTCTgatgccctttactcatacaatcagcataacaacatttcattacccctgtgTCTAAGACTAAAGTAAATTTTAAGTCAGTGTGATGGGTTAGACCCCCCATctgggtgccacctgatgtactggggtttcaCTCGGCTCCTCCTGCTCCACtgcctggattccctctccctgctttgctgaattagctctctggcctcttgcagcacacacacacaggtatggccacacccagctgcagacacagactgaagtcagtaCTGTGTGTGGGGATTTACCCAGCACTCACTTCCATACCCCCTTTGGgaaataaacccaaaataatattgtcttgcactgtatagaaagatctgcacagcacaagctcataaaaattcaccctctcccttaGTGTGAAGAAAGATGTGCAGAActtctttctcccccacccaattagaaattgcacaaactgggtttaataataaacaaaacaaatgtattaactataaaaggcagattttaagtgactataagggatagcaaacagaacaaagcagattactgagaaAATAAAGTAAAACATGCATACTAACCTTAAGATCTTAGAAACTGGTTTCAAGAAATAATTCCTcacctaaatgttattttaggtaACTTGCAGAGTTTCAGTAGCtgagagttccagttatttcttcttacagacagggcccctgtctcagtctggactcatcCCTGCTTTTCCCTTCAGGTTCTTTCAGCAGTCCTTCTTGGGTAGGCAATGGAGCAGTGTCCCGATCAATCACCTCCCCAGCCCTTAAAAAGGATTTAcctaaggcaggaatcctttgtttggTCCCCATCCTCCTACAGTGGAAAAGTACCAGGTGACTCCGTTACATGTCTCTCCAgggtcatagcagccattattcACAGGCTGTTCGGAGcgtccacaggaagactaagctctttcacaGGCCGTTGTCCTTGCTGATGGGTCATCAGCCCTGTCTGACTTTTTCATTGTTATACCTAAAGGGCTAGTATTAGGTGTCACCCAAAGTAGAACATTTGAAATACACATACATGGTCAATATTCCTAGCtccagataaaaaaaaaagatacatgcatacaaattggataaacacattcagtagatcaCAACCTTTTGAATGATTCCTTGCATGAGCCaccttgcataaagtatatcttagttatgccatatttatatcataaccatatttctatgaaaAATATGGAGTGTAATGTAACATCCAGAATAGCCAAAAGTGATCCCTTTGGCAAAGCAGGTCTGTCTTCTGATCACTTAGGCAAaataggtgtgtctatgcaaatttAGTCTACCCCTGAGGTCTTTTCCCAGTTCACCAAAAGACATTAGGGGAGAGCTTATTCAGGCACTGGCTTACATCTGCATcaaagttttaaaacattttagatGGGCATTTACTGTTAACCAGTGATAGAAAAAATGGAATAACCCTGTGGGTTTATTTCTTCCTAAATGTCCTTTGTTTTTCTACTCTCTCACATTAGACCTCTGACATGGATTGAAGAAAGGGGACCAGGGCTGAGACGTGATAAGAAAATCAACTTCTGTTTCAAAAGTGGCTGCCTGGAGAACCTCCCTGAGGCCCCGAGGTCTGCTGTGGGCCTCTTCATGCAAGATCAGAACCTCTTTGCCAAAAAACTGTTGGGCCAGGTCTCCAAAGAAGAGCTGGCCGCTGAGAAGTGGCGCATCCTGCGGTGCCTGGACCTCGCAGAGGAGATTCAGCAGCACTGTGAACGGCCGGCGAAAATCCATTCCTAAGGCCGCTCTTTATGAGAAAGGGAATGTGGTAGTCAGAGGCTGAGTAGAGCTGCAGCTTAGTGTTACCATAAAGCAGCTTGTTGGCAGTTAACTTCTATTTGATTAGTTCTTATCATTAAAATCCGTGAGGCTTTGCTCAGAAGCTTGGGCCCCACAAGTGTTTTATGCTGTGTGAGATATTTAACATGGCAGAACTGGATGATGCATTGGGCTGTCCCCAGTACATGGCATCTTTCCAGTCAAACTTAAAGCTACCAGGCAAAGAGCATTCAGACGTGttgctcccacagaagtcaatgggagattttgtcattgacttcaaggggagcagGCCCAATGAGACTGCAGAAGTTACAAtttattaaatataattttagTTCCTTCTTTTTAATATACCGGTATATGAGAGCAAGAGATTTATAGCACTGTCTAGAATGAGTCATAGAGCTGCTCTACAAGCCTCTCTACCTCCAAAGGTGTTATAGCACCATACGCCTGACCTGCAAAACTTCACATATTCCAGTCTTGTCCCTTCCCTGAGTAGTTGCCCTGAACGAT harbors:
- the BLVRA gene encoding biliverdin reductase A isoform X3, whose protein sequence is MFGTVVVGIGIAGSVRIKDMLNPMPSSPSEHLKLFGFVSRRTLGNINEVKQISLQDALGNKEIQAAIISTDNKSHEENVRMFLEAGKHVLVEYPMVLSASTARELWDMAEQKGKILHVEHIELLTEEYKQLKKEVAGKELVKGTLHFTGGALDEERSGFSAFSGIARLTWLVDLFGDLTVTSATREEQKEKNYSRMTAHFQTANKKPLTWIEERGPGLRRDKKINFCFKSGCLENLPEAPRSAVGLFMQDQNLFAKKLLGQVSKEELAAEKWRILRCLDLAEEIQQHCERPAKIHS